Sequence from the Rutidosis leptorrhynchoides isolate AG116_Rl617_1_P2 chromosome 3, CSIRO_AGI_Rlap_v1, whole genome shotgun sequence genome:
agtcatgaatgattactcatatttttgtaattttatgagatatttcatgctagttgccaaatgatggttcccacatgtgttaggtgactcacatgggctgctaagagctgatcattggagtgtatataccaatagtacatacatctaaaagctgtgtattgtacgagtacgaatacgggtgcatacgagtagaattgttgatgaaactgaacgaggatgtaattgtaagcatttttgttaagtagaagtattttgataagtgtattgaagtctttcaaaagtgtataaatacatattaaaacactacatgtatatacattttaaccgagtcgttaagtcatcattagtcgttacatgtaagtgttgttttgaaacctttaggttaacgatcttgttaaatgttgttaacccaatgtttataatatcaaatgagattttaaattattatattatcatgatattatcatgtatgaatatctcttaatatgatatatatacattaaatgtctttacaacgataatcgttacatatatgtctcgtttaaaaatcattaagttagtagtcttgtttttacatatgtagttcattgttaatatacttaatgatatgtttacttatcatagtatcatgttaactatatatatatccatatatatgtcatcatatagtttttacaagttttaacgttcgtgaatcaccggtcaacttgggtggtcaattgtctatatgaaacatatttcaattaatcaagtcttaacaagtttgattgcttaacatgttggaaacatttaatcatgtaaatatcaatctcaattaatatatataaacatggaaaagttcgggtcactacaaaatttatatttatatattatataaattaactagtttttgagcccgtgcgtagGCACGGCTACTCGAACTCTGTTTGAAGattagttacataaaaacataattttttttcTCTAGCGATCTTGGTTCATAATAATGAGATATATATGAATAACGACACAATAATGAATATGTATCGTAAGTGGTCTACTAATTCACAAGTGGTAAATAAGTTATATGACTTGCTATAGAGTAAGGGgctgtttactttttttttcttaaaaaaattatattttactCGTGAATTGTTTTAAGGATATATATGTTCTACTATAATTAAGCATATTTTTAATTATTAGTTAGTTACAACGATCTCTTAGAATTACCCGTACTAATTGCTCtcatttttttattaatttctttattctctaatattgttattaatcattTATTTAATGGATTTTAATCACAATCATTGAGAATTTGACAAGTATAAATTTCATTTGTCATTAACCCCTTAAAAATGATTTTGTTGACAAGTAAGCTAaataaatcttttttttatataagtatatagatatagatagatacataataatttattcattaattattattattattattattattattattattattattaataatcctatACACTAATTGCCTATCAAATTTTGGTCATTTTACGCGGACAAAAACGACACCACTCACACATTATCCATATCCACCCCTCAACTACACTACAATTAGCAAATTTTACAGGGGTCAAAAATGTAAAATTACTAATTTATTTTAAGACCATAAACAAACTCCATTTAAATTTTTAACGGGCTATATCTCCTTTCTCGACGCGAGTTAAAATTTTCagaaaactcgaaataattttacgaacaaaatgaAACTACTTATGTTCGAAACGGACATTTTTTTAAAAACATTAAATACAACCACATCTAAAACGGAGCTTAACAAATGAGCCGTTTTCATCAAAATACATGACACTACTTTAAATATAAACCGCAACCGAAAAATTTAGCAGCATCGTGCGGGCTGAGCGGGGATTCCGGGTCTCGTTTTTATCTAAGCAAAGCAAGGAAGTTCCATTTTAGTGGTTTAAGAGCAAAAAGGGTTTTATACTTGTATAATTTCTGATTACATTTTTCTCTACTCGTATATCACCATAATTTCCGAATCTCAAGTTTCAACATTCAATTaagtaattatcattatcataataatgtTAGCAATTCGTAAAGCTTCTGCTCGCATCAAGTAATTTCTCATCTCTTCCAATTGAAATAATACCCGCAAATTGATTTTATTatgtttcatttttattaaaacctaAATTCAATTATTAATTGTTACATTATATGCTGAAAATATGATATTGGAGTTTGTATTGTTTTGTTTGATCCTTGCTACAAAGTGTAATTTAGTTATAGCATTATTTATTGTTACTCTTATTATATTCTATTGCTTTCTTTCAAAGTAATCTAGTTACTTGTCATGTTCTACCAAATTGTATGTTTCTGTTTCGGATGTAGTGAACATGTCCAATGATTTAATGTGAAATAAGTTATAAATGATCGTAATTAATTAGTTTGGGAGTGGTGATTATTAATACTTCTGATGGACTAATGCCTATTTTGAACACACTGTTTAAGCTATAAGCACTTAAAGATGCAATCTGAAACTACTTAACCTAGGAATATGTTAATTTTATCTTGAGGATAATAATAAGCTTTCTTACAGCGATTTTATTATGCGATCATTTTAAGTTTTGTTCAACCCCAACTTATCAGGAAAACTCGAATCGttatttttttttgaacggcgatttttgGGCATCAATAGATCATTTATAACGACCCtctcacacacgttcgggcggaaacccgaacccgatcgacggtacccggaaacacatccattcgggcagtgttcctgggtagaggtccatgaacgaatccggtaaaatctccctatagggtcaatatataccaccattattgctgttcaattgttttaaagaatATCATGTCGTGCCTAAAGATCAAGGTGGATTAGGTCTTAAAAATCTTAGGGAATGGAATGAGGTATTGGTTATTAAAAATCTGTGGAGAATTATTGCCCAAAAAGACACTCTTTGGGGCAAATGGGTCAATATTGTAAAATTAAAGGATTGCAGTAATTGGGATGTTCAAAGTAACTGTTTGGATAGCTGGGGGTGGAATCATTTGTTGAGCTTAAGAGATAAGATCAAGCCTCATGTAGGTATTTGCAATGTTAATGGTAAAGAGGAGTTTTATTGGATTGCAAATGACAACAAAAATGTCCCATTTTCTTCTAAACAAGTCTGGTATGATATGAGAAGTAATAAAGATGTTGTGGATTGGCACCATGTGATATGGTTTTCGTTTTGTGATCCTAAACATGCTTTTGTAGTTTGGTTGGCTCAGAGGAATAGACTGAACACTCAAGACAGGATTCAAAAATGGTACCCTGCTCAATCCTTGTCCTGCATTTTTTGTTCTAAGAGTGTTGATTCagttaatcatcttttttttcAATGTGATTATAGCAAGAAAGTTTGGGTTTGTTTGAAAGATAAATTGGTGTTTAAAGGTCTCCCTAATCAGTTCACAGGGATCATCCAGTGCATTAGTCAGTATCCTATTTCAAAGCATATTTGGAATATTTTGAATAGGTTGATGTTTGCAGCCTGTGTATATTACATATGGCAGGAAAGAAATGCGAGAATTTTCAGGCATAAGAGTAGAACTGTGGTGGATTTAGTCCATATTATTCAAAGCTATATTCGTCTTAAATTGACCACTTTCAGGATCAAGAGTTCTAAAGGTGTTAGAAGGGTTGCTAGTATGTGGAATTTGAGTGTTTGTGGTGATAGATTGCTCATTAGTTCTTGATTGTTGGTTGTATTTGTTAGTGTTTTGGATGCTTGTTTGTATTTTGTGTTGGGCTTTGGCAATCTCCAGGCCTTGTATGTTTTCTCAAAATTAATATATTTTctctttttgccaaaaaaaaaaaaaaaaaaaaaaagaatatcaTGTCATCcttaaggatcgaacccatgacctttccctgtcccatgacacaaagtacatagggggaaccgttgggctatgcccgcaagttctcGAATCGTTATTAGTTACATTTTAATAGTGACACTTCAGGGTTGTTTACATTTTTTCTAAATTTGCCTATGTTTCTATTTGCCTCTTATCGTGTAAGGGGTGTCTGATTTCATGTATCCTGGAAACAGACCAAATTTCAAATTAAGTGGCAGATTAAGTGACAAAGAAACAACAATTTTACTTCCTGAATTAAGAACTGTACTGATCAATAAGTAAAGCACACCAGTAGAGAATTTTTTCTGTACAATTATTTCAGCTTGTTTGCTTTTGTAtatttatgtaatatgtaatatgcGTTCTGTGTCTTATTCAAGCAAAAATAAACACTATTCTTAAGGTGCTCAAAAATCACAGTTTTCGTCATGACTATACATCAAGCTTTTGCGAACATTTCATTCATGGTTTTCAACTGTTTTTGTTATGCATTGAAATCGCTTAGCTATATTGTATTTGATTTTCAGGTGCCAACCTGTTTCATCTGTAACGTTTCGTGCTTGCACTACTAAATTTGAAccaacaagttctagttacataccaTATGGTGTGTCTGGTGGCCCTACACCACATATATCTCATGCTTCCCGACTTTTAAAGACATTTTCGGTCCGAACTCAAAACTTTTTTAAGGGGAGTCTAAGTTTTTCGTCACTAGCTGGAACCGAAAACATTGCGGAGAAAAATGATGTCTTGATGGATGAACTTGATACTAAACTGGCTTCTAATGCTGAATTGTCTGAATCTGAATTGTCTGAATTTGAAAATGAGCTTGGAGAACAGGCAGGGAAAAATAACGGTGAAGGCAAAAGAGGTTCTTTAGGATTGTTTAACGTTATCGTTAATTCTACATCAACGAAAATTGAAAAATCTCTAGATAAGTGGGTTGAAGATGGGCATGATTTGTCTAGATCGGAGATATCAAATGCGATTTTCGAGCTCCGGCGGAGGAAGATGTATGGGAAAGGTTTGCAGGTTCGTTAATATAATCAAGTTATTCGTGCATGTTGCCTTTTTGGGGTGTTTCGAAGTGATGCTTGTGATGTGAATAATCTAAATAATAGTCACAGATTTGGGAATTTCAACCCATTTACTCGTAAAAGGGTTGATTTAATCTATATCCTATCATGTTTTTTAAAGGAAACCGGGTCAAACTAGTTTAAAGTCACCCAAAGTGTATGTTtaatcagtgttgtaaaaaacagACGAGACGGGCGTCGCAACGATTTTACCATGCTACCGTTGCAACGAACTTAGAAACGGTTAAAAAAAGGTCAACGGTTAAAAAAAGGTCAACAACGCCAAAAAGACGGTCAGCAACATCGAGACGGTAAAAAAaggccgagacggggtcgagacggatgttgaccaacgttgactatttaaataaatttcaaaaataaagatttcaaacataaatatttcaagTTAAAGGGAAATATCTCTGTTTactttgaaatatttatgtttgaaatgttttTGTTTGAAATCTATATAAAAAGTGAACGTTGGTCAACATCCGTCTCGACCCCGTATTGTCGTTACGACGTTTTAAGGTCCTACCGTCTCGAACCCGTCTCGCGTAATTTTCAACCTTGTGTTTAATGCCTAAAAGTCTTgcaaccgttttttttttttttaaatggttaCTCTTTATTTGATGAATGAACACAATTTCTGTATTTTCTTTGTATTTGTACAATTACTATGTTTTTATCTTGTCTATGAGTtaatttactttattttttttccAGATCTTAAAATGGTTAGAATCACAAGAAAAGATCGAATTTGGAGAAAGAGATTATGCTTCTCGCATCGATTTTATTGCCAAAATGCGTGGGATTCAGAAAGCAGAAAGCTATTTTGACCTAATCCCAAAATCTTTTAGAGGTGAATTTGTCTATGGAACCTTGTTAGCTAATGCTGTACTCCAAGCCAACACGAAAAAAGCAGagcaaatttttaataaaatgaaagacCTCAAGCTACCTGTTACCGCGTTTACGTGTAACCAGTTGCTCCTTTTGTACAAGCGAACCGACAAGAGAAAAATAGCCGATGTACTATTATTAATGAGAAAAGAAAACTTAAAACCGTCACTCTTCACATACAAATTATTGATAGAAGCTAAAGGCGAGTCCAATGACCTTATTGGGATGGAACGAGTTCTTGAAACTATGAAATCTGAGGGGCTTGAACCTGATTTAAGAATACAAGCGGTTTTAGCTCGACAATATATTTTCGGAGGCGTGATGGAAAAAGCAATAATGGTTCTGAAGGAAATAGAAGGAAGTAATTTGAATGTAAACCGAAGGGCATTTTCGTCTTTACTTTCACTTTATGCGTTACTTGGAAGCTTGGATGATGTTAAAAGAGTTTGGGGGACATGTGAACCGAATCCCCGTTTGAAAGAATGCACGACAGCTATCGAGGCTTTCGGAAAACTAAAGGACGTTGACTCAGCCGAGGCCGTGTTTGACCAAATGTCAAAGAAATGGGAAAAACTTTCGGCTAAGAATTACGCTACTATGTTAAAAGTATATGCTGATAATAAGATGTTAGATAAGGGAAAAGATCTTGTAAAACGAATGAGTGATAGTGGTTGTCGATTTGGGCCGTTGACTTGGGATGCTTTAGTCAAATTTTACTTAGAATCAGGGGAGATTGAAAAAGCTGATTCGATTTTGAATAATGATTCGCAGAAGATGAACGTGAAACCGTTTTTTGTAACTTATATGATGATTTTGGACGAGTATGCTAAGCGAGGAGATGTAGATAATGCAGAAGAAATATTTCATAGGATGAGAAAAGATGGTTATACATCAACGTATAGGATGTATAATTCTCTTCTGCAGGCGTATATAAATGCTAAAGTTCCGGCTTATGGGTTTAGAGATAGGTTGAAGGCTGATAATGTTTTCGCGAGTAAATTGTTGGTCGGACAGTTGGATCAGGTGGATGCGTTTAAGAAGACTGCAGTTTCTGATTTGCTTGATTAACAAAGTAACTGTCACAATTTtaattatttgtttttttttttttttttttgtttttttttttttttttttaacttaggtGTATTGAATCTGAAAGCTGTCTAGATATTAGGATTTTCAGATAAGATTATCCCTGTTCTGTTCTGATATACGCCCGAGTAACCGGCTTATTCCGTGATTGTTTCTTATCCCTTTTCCTAGTCAACCCAAAATATGGTGTTATTGAGATTTGAACCATCTGATTATATGTGTTTATACCTCTTTATTACGAGACTATTGAAATACTCATAATGTTATTGTTTCTCTATGCATTGCCCGAACGGTATGGAAGCCTTGTGTTAAGACGGGTTCACGTTCGTGAACTAATCAGATAGTGTGGAAAAAAAATTAATTCATTCACATTAGGTATTAGATAATTTTTTCGTTCCACAAAATTTTCGTTCTAACTTTCATGATCGACTATTATTTACTGAGTTTATACCGTGTTTAGTTACTATTACTTtactttactatatatatatatatatatatatatattgtcatggaGTTGGATGTCGTCCCAAGCCAAAAAAATGGCGTTTCACCCATTGGTTTCACACTTGAATTTTCACTTTGCCCCCTCAACTATATTGAACTCTTAAATTCTACAGGAGTTAAAAGCGTAACTTCAATTTTTTATTTAAATCAAAAATAAAAACTCACCATAAACTTCAACGTGCCCTATCTTCCTACTCATCACGAATTAATTTCCACCGCTGCTaccattaaacttaaaataaatttacgaacaaaacgagactaactacgttcgaaacggatactttttcaaAAACGCTAACCACAACGACATCTAAACGGGTCTTAACATATGAGCCGTTTGTCACTCTGTACATACATAATGCTACGTAAAATACGAACATGCAGGCCGAAAGccccccgccgcaacgcgcgggctgCTCGGACTAGTTATTTAGTAAAATGTGAGAATTTCAGTGAAGAATATTAGAGCACAAGGTATTGCCTATTAGTTTTGGCACCACTTTCCAACCGACATCAAAAACTGACCATTACTGACACCCTTTCAGTGTTACTTTTGGTGTCTCTGTTTCAAAGTGTTGGACAAACATTGTTCACTTGTTTTCTTATTCTTTTTATATATTCTTTTTTTATTTTCTTGTTAGTTCACATCGTATTATTATATCTCACAAAAACTTAAGAAAAAAAAAAACTCTGAAACAATTAACTTTTTTATCAGAGTCAATTTTTCAATTTTCAGTGTTACTCTAGTCACTCGTAACTATATACAATAAAAAGTAGGGtggaattttatatttatattatataaaataatataatttattcatGGTATCTTCTCCGATTTGTTTCATGGGGTGGACACGTGCTCTTGGTCACTGTCCATTAATGGTATCTTCTCCGTCCGATCTCTATCCTCCCTTATTGATAAACAATTGCTTGGTGAAGTAGCATTATCCATTGAAACTATGAAAAACAACCTTGTTCCTAAGAAAATCGAAATCTTTGTATGGCGGGCATGCCAAAAGAGATTGCCCGTGGAGCTTGACAAAAGGGGGATAGACTTGGATAGTGTTAGATGTCCATTATGTGATGATGACCTAGAATCCGTTGACCACTCCCTAATATTTTGTAAAAGTGCTATTGACGTATGGGATCGTGTTTTTGCTTGGTGGGGCTTTGGAAGTATGACAAACCTTAGTATTAATGAGGTTTTTCGCGGCAATGGACCTAATTCTTCATCGATGTTTGGATCTAAAATATGGCAAGCGGTCGAATGAGTTACCGCGTATCTAATATGGAGAAATATGAATGAAAAAGTTTTTCGGGGCAAAAATTGGAATCCTTCCGTCGCCTTAAACGAAATTCAAGTCAAGGCGTTTGAATGGATTTCGAAAAGATCGAAGCGAAGAAAATTAGATTGGTTAACTTGGTTAAATGATCCAAGTTCATATCTCAACATAGCATAATCCTTCATATTTTTTCTTTCTCGTGTAATTAGAGTATCTTTGTGTGTTTTCTTTGATTTGGTTTGCTCATTTCGCAAACCATTGAAAACCTTGTAACATTTCGTGATGAATTAATATtacttgctttaaaaaaaaaaaaaaaaaggaagttcCATTTTAGTGGTTTAAGAGCAAAAAGGGTTTTATACTTGTATCATTTCTGTTTACATTTTTTTCTCTAATCGTATAATCACCATCATTTAAAAGTCTCAAGTTTCAACATTCAATTaagtcatcatcattatcataatgttAGCGATTCGTAAAGCTTCTGCTCGCATCAAGTAATTTCTCATCTCTGTGAATTCAAATAATACCTGCAAATTGATTTTATTatgtttcatttttattaaaacccaAACTCAATTATTAATTGTTACATTATATGCTGAAATCTGATATTGGAGTTTGTATTATTTTGTTTCATCCTTGCGACAAAGTGTAATTTAGTTAGCATTATTTATTATTACTCTGATTATATGCTGTTGATTATTCTCAAAGTAATCTAGTTGCTTGTCATGTTCAAACAAATTGTATGTTTATATTAGGGATCCAGTGAATATTCCCAGTGATGTAATGTgaaataaataataatcataattaaataGTTTGGGAGTGGTGCTTATTACTTTATTAGTACTTCTGGTGGCTATAAGCACTTAAAGATGCAGTCAAACTACTAAACCTAGGAGTATGTTaatattatcttaatgataatattcatcATAAGCTTTCTTACAACTGTTTATTGGGCGATCATTTTAAGCTTTTGCAAACATTTCATCCATGGTTTTCAGTTTCTTTTTATTATGCATTCAATTCAATTGGCTTTTGTTTATGAAGTAACCAATTGAATTCTTATCCAGGTGCCGACCTGTTTCATCTGTAACATTTCATGTTTTCACTGCTACATTTGAACCAGCAAGATCTAGTTACACAAACAATGGTGTGCCTGGTGACCCTACACCACATATATCAGATAGGTCCCACCTTTT
This genomic interval carries:
- the LOC139898723 gene encoding pentatricopeptide repeat-containing protein At1g80270, mitochondrial-like; its protein translation is MLAIRKASARIKCQPVSSVTFRACTTKFEPTSSSYIPYGVSGGPTPHISHASRLLKTFSVRTQNFFKGSLSFSSLAGTENIAEKNDVLMDELDTKLASNAELSESELSEFENELGEQAGKNNGEGKRGSLGLFNVIVNSTSTKIEKSLDKWVEDGHDLSRSEISNAIFELRRRKMYGKGLQILKWLESQEKIEFGERDYASRIDFIAKMRGIQKAESYFDLIPKSFRGEFVYGTLLANAVLQANTKKAEQIFNKMKDLKLPVTAFTCNQLLLLYKRTDKRKIADVLLLMRKENLKPSLFTYKLLIEAKGESNDLIGMERVLETMKSEGLEPDLRIQAVLARQYIFGGVMEKAIMVLKEIEGSNLNVNRRAFSSLLSLYALLGSLDDVKRVWGTCEPNPRLKECTTAIEAFGKLKDVDSAEAVFDQMSKKWEKLSAKNYATMLKVYADNKMLDKGKDLVKRMSDSGCRFGPLTWDALVKFYLESGEIEKADSILNNDSQKMNVKPFFVTYMMILDEYAKRGDVDNAEEIFHRMRKDGYTSTYRMYNSLLQAYINAKVPAYGFRDRLKADNVFASKLLVGQLDQVDAFKKTAVSDLLD